The following are encoded together in the Bradymonas sediminis genome:
- the clpB gene encoding ATP-dependent chaperone ClpB translates to MRTEKFTIKSREAVVEAQDLADARKHAEVRPVHLLSALLAQRDGIVVPIIEKIGVPTERLESAVARELDRLGRVEGGRLGISSALAEVMSSAQKEADKLGDEYVSTEHLLLALTDAKETTGAMLREQGVTRDNTLHAMKEVRGSQRVTDVDPEGKYQTLEKYTRDLTELARLGKLDPVIGRDAEIRRSLQVLSRRTKNNPVLIGEPGVGKTAIVEGIALRIAAGDVPESIKNKRVHALDLGALVAGAKFRGEFEDRLKAVLREIDAAQGQIIVFIDELHTLVGAGAAEGSMDASNMLKPALARGELHAIGATTTNEYRKYIEADTALERRFQPVMVDEPTVEDTITILRGLKERYEVHHGIRISDASIIAAAKLSDRYVADRFLPDKAIDLIDEAAAGVKMELESLPTDIDRIERQITSLDIEKHSLTKETDAASIKHREALAEEIAELREEASGMKAQWMREREVIENLRDKKQLIDDLRTEYDQAERKGELDRAAEIRFGRLPEAEKALELQQQELEKLQAGGSYLREEVSDEDIASIVSRWTGIPVQKMLESEQQKLLSMEERLHERVVGQDSAVEAVSDAVRRARSGLQDPERPIGSFIFLGPTGVGKTELAKALAQFLFDDEQNMVRLDMSEFMEKHAVARLIGAPPGYVGYEQGGYLTEHVRRRPYTVVLFDEIEKAHPDVFNILLQILDDGRLTDGKGRTVNFSNTVIIMTSNVGSYHIQEHALTDPEKAEELVREELQAMFRPEFLNRVDDTIIFHALTRENMDHIVNIQLRYVAKLLGDRDLSLEVSEAATHWLGDRGFDPVYGARPLKRVLQNEIQNQLAKRLLAGDFVPGQTIYVDLTEDGDSLEFRAKGSGATEKLGA, encoded by the coding sequence ATGAGAACTGAAAAATTTACGATTAAGTCGCGTGAAGCCGTTGTTGAAGCTCAGGATTTGGCGGATGCGCGCAAGCATGCCGAGGTTCGCCCGGTGCATTTGCTGAGCGCACTGCTCGCGCAGCGCGATGGCATCGTCGTGCCGATCATCGAGAAGATTGGGGTGCCTACTGAACGGCTTGAGTCGGCGGTAGCGCGTGAGTTGGACCGTCTGGGGCGTGTCGAAGGTGGCCGTCTTGGGATTTCCTCCGCCCTCGCCGAGGTGATGAGCAGCGCCCAGAAAGAAGCGGATAAACTGGGTGATGAGTATGTCTCCACCGAACATCTTCTGTTGGCGTTGACCGACGCCAAGGAAACGACCGGCGCGATGCTGCGCGAGCAGGGAGTCACGCGTGACAACACGCTCCACGCCATGAAGGAGGTGCGTGGCTCTCAGCGGGTGACCGATGTCGACCCGGAGGGTAAATATCAAACCCTCGAGAAGTACACGCGTGATCTCACCGAGCTTGCGCGGCTGGGCAAGCTCGACCCGGTCATCGGTCGAGACGCCGAGATTCGGCGCTCGCTGCAGGTCTTAAGCCGGCGCACGAAGAATAACCCGGTGCTGATCGGCGAGCCCGGTGTTGGCAAGACTGCCATCGTCGAGGGAATTGCGTTGCGTATCGCGGCCGGAGATGTGCCCGAGAGCATCAAGAATAAGCGTGTGCATGCCCTCGACCTGGGCGCATTGGTCGCGGGAGCGAAGTTTCGCGGTGAGTTTGAGGACCGTCTCAAAGCGGTGCTGCGCGAGATTGACGCTGCGCAGGGGCAGATTATCGTCTTTATCGACGAGCTTCACACCCTTGTTGGTGCGGGCGCGGCGGAGGGCTCGATGGACGCGTCTAATATGCTCAAGCCGGCGCTCGCTCGCGGCGAGTTGCACGCTATCGGCGCCACCACGACCAATGAGTATCGGAAGTATATTGAGGCTGACACGGCGTTGGAGCGCCGTTTCCAGCCGGTGATGGTCGACGAGCCGACGGTCGAGGACACCATCACGATTCTGCGCGGCCTAAAGGAGCGCTACGAGGTGCATCATGGGATCCGAATTTCGGACGCGTCGATTATCGCCGCGGCGAAGTTGAGTGACCGCTATGTTGCCGACCGCTTTCTTCCGGACAAGGCGATTGACCTGATCGATGAGGCGGCGGCCGGCGTGAAGATGGAACTCGAGAGCTTGCCGACCGATATCGATCGTATCGAGCGCCAGATTACGTCCCTGGACATCGAGAAGCACTCGCTCACCAAGGAGACGGATGCCGCGAGTATTAAGCATCGCGAGGCGTTGGCCGAGGAGATCGCGGAGCTGCGCGAGGAAGCCAGCGGCATGAAAGCCCAGTGGATGCGCGAGCGCGAGGTCATCGAAAATTTACGCGATAAAAAGCAACTCATCGATGATCTGCGCACCGAATACGACCAGGCCGAGCGAAAGGGCGAATTGGATCGCGCGGCCGAGATTCGCTTCGGGCGTCTGCCGGAGGCCGAAAAAGCCCTCGAACTTCAACAGCAGGAGCTGGAGAAATTGCAGGCTGGCGGAAGTTATCTGCGCGAAGAGGTCAGCGACGAGGATATTGCCTCGATCGTCAGCCGCTGGACCGGGATTCCGGTACAGAAAATGTTGGAGAGCGAGCAGCAGAAATTGCTCAGCATGGAGGAGCGTCTTCATGAGCGCGTGGTGGGGCAGGACTCGGCGGTTGAGGCCGTATCTGACGCGGTGCGGCGCGCCCGAAGTGGCCTACAGGACCCGGAGCGCCCCATCGGTAGCTTCATCTTTCTCGGCCCCACCGGCGTCGGTAAAACCGAGTTGGCCAAGGCGCTCGCCCAATTTCTCTTCGACGATGAACAGAATATGGTGCGTCTGGATATGTCGGAGTTTATGGAGAAGCACGCGGTCGCGCGCCTGATCGGCGCCCCTCCGGGCTATGTCGGCTACGAGCAGGGCGGCTATCTCACGGAGCATGTGCGCCGCCGCCCCTATACCGTCGTACTCTTTGATGAGATCGAGAAGGCGCACCCCGATGTCTTCAATATCCTGCTTCAGATCCTCGATGACGGCCGGCTCACCGACGGCAAGGGGCGCACCGTCAACTTTAGCAATACGGTCATTATCATGACCTCGAACGTCGGCAGTTACCATATTCAGGAGCACGCGCTGACCGATCCCGAGAAGGCCGAAGAGTTGGTCCGAGAGGAATTACAGGCGATGTTCCGCCCCGAGTTTCTTAACCGAGTGGACGACACGATCATTTTCCACGCCTTAACGCGCGAGAATATGGATCATATCGTCAATATCCAATTGCGTTATGTCGCCAAATTGCTCGGCGATCGCGACCTCAGCCTTGAGGTTTCCGAGGCTGCGACGCATTGGCTTGGCGACCGCGGATTTGACCCTGTCTACGGCGCGCGCCCGCTGAAGCGTGTCTTGCAAAACGAGATTCAGAATCAGCTGGCCAAGCGGTTATTGGCCGGAGACTTTGTCCCGGGTCAGACCATCTATGTTGACCTGACCGAAGATGGGGATTCTCTTGAGTTTCGGGCCAAAGGTAGCGGCGCGACCGAAAAACTAGGGGCTTAA
- a CDS encoding NADPH-dependent FMN reductase: protein MLNLQVIVVSTRPGRKGPLVADWFLEIAKKSPHFEVELVDLAEVNLPLFDEANHPRQQKYEHEHTKRWSEIVDRGDAYVFVTPEYNYGTPPSLTNALTYLGYEWSYKPAAFVSYGGVSGGTRSVESTKSILTTLGVMPLPQAVALPFFGKSIDAETNEFAPAERQSEAATKVLDELARWAKALKPMRA, encoded by the coding sequence ATGTTAAACCTACAAGTCATCGTCGTCAGCACCCGCCCGGGTCGCAAAGGACCGTTGGTCGCCGACTGGTTCCTGGAGATCGCCAAGAAAAGCCCGCATTTCGAGGTCGAGTTGGTCGACCTCGCCGAGGTCAACCTGCCTCTTTTTGACGAAGCAAATCATCCCCGCCAGCAAAAATACGAGCACGAACATACGAAGCGCTGGAGCGAAATCGTCGACCGCGGCGATGCGTACGTCTTCGTGACCCCCGAATATAACTATGGCACCCCACCGTCATTGACGAACGCCCTGACCTACCTGGGTTATGAGTGGAGTTATAAGCCCGCCGCCTTCGTTAGCTATGGCGGTGTGTCCGGCGGAACCCGCTCCGTGGAGTCCACCAAGAGCATCCTCACGACGCTCGGCGTGATGCCCCTGCCGCAGGCGGTAGCGCTGCCCTTCTTCGGCAAATCGATCGACGCGGAAACAAACGAATTCGCCCCCGCGGAAAGACAGTCGGAAGCCGCCACAAAGGTGCTCGACGAACTTGCACGCTGGGCGAAGGCGCTTAAGCCCATGCGCGCCTAA
- a CDS encoding GMC family oxidoreductase gives MKGFSAGSGKGVGKGGSNPAEVEWDWIIIGSGFGGSVSALRLVEKGYKVLCIEKGRRFAPEDFPETNWDVRRWLWKPQVGMKGLFQMSFLKHITIMHGVGVGGGSLVYANTLPTPTEGFFNAESWAHLSEDGWQSELQEHYGTARRMLGATRYPGHSHAEDILAEIAEDIGRGDRFEKTDVAVYFGEPGVEVEDPYFDGEGPTRTGCIECGQCMTGCPYNAKNTLDYNYLWLAERQGLRIEAEREVTAVRPRKNGGYRVETEPSLDKSEPAITYRARRVIFAGGVMGTVPLLLKLREDPDGLPGLSPRVGDAVRTNNEALLGVIHPDNGDDMSRGVAITSILHTDEHSHIEPVRYGAGSDFFRLLALPHAPSENIFGRFAQVAGGFARQPRLWARAMLTTDWSKRTQILLYMRTLESTLSFRLGRSVYTGFARGLVSKLDDPARAPSAFMPEATDLARRWAKKVGGVTMGLLTETLMGTPTTAHILGGCCMGEDAQSGVIDAEHRVHGYEGLYVVDGSAVSANPGVNPSLTITALAERAMAKIEKKSA, from the coding sequence GTGAAAGGTTTTAGCGCAGGGAGCGGTAAAGGTGTGGGTAAGGGCGGCTCAAACCCCGCGGAAGTCGAGTGGGATTGGATCATTATAGGTTCGGGGTTTGGCGGGAGTGTGTCCGCGCTGCGACTTGTCGAGAAGGGCTATAAGGTGCTGTGCATCGAGAAGGGGCGCAGATTCGCGCCCGAGGATTTCCCGGAGACCAACTGGGATGTGCGGCGCTGGCTTTGGAAGCCGCAGGTGGGCATGAAAGGGCTGTTTCAGATGAGCTTCCTGAAGCATATCACGATCATGCATGGTGTGGGGGTTGGCGGCGGCTCCCTGGTGTACGCGAATACCTTGCCCACGCCGACGGAGGGCTTTTTTAACGCCGAATCCTGGGCGCATTTGAGCGAGGATGGCTGGCAATCCGAGCTCCAGGAGCACTATGGCACAGCTCGGCGCATGCTCGGCGCGACTCGCTACCCCGGGCATAGCCACGCGGAGGATATACTGGCGGAGATCGCCGAGGATATCGGGCGAGGGGACCGGTTCGAGAAGACCGACGTGGCGGTGTATTTTGGGGAGCCCGGGGTCGAGGTGGAGGACCCTTATTTCGACGGCGAGGGCCCCACGCGTACCGGTTGTATTGAATGCGGCCAGTGCATGACCGGGTGCCCGTATAATGCCAAGAATACGCTGGACTATAATTATCTATGGCTGGCCGAGCGTCAGGGGCTCAGGATTGAGGCCGAGCGCGAGGTGACCGCAGTGCGCCCGCGCAAAAATGGCGGGTATCGCGTGGAGACCGAGCCGTCGCTCGATAAATCCGAGCCCGCGATTACCTACCGGGCCAGGCGGGTGATCTTCGCCGGTGGTGTGATGGGGACCGTGCCGCTGCTGCTGAAGTTGCGGGAGGACCCGGACGGATTGCCGGGGTTGTCCCCGCGGGTGGGTGACGCGGTGCGCACCAATAACGAGGCGCTTTTAGGCGTCATTCATCCCGATAATGGGGATGATATGTCGCGCGGGGTCGCGATCACATCGATTCTGCATACCGACGAGCACAGCCACATCGAGCCGGTGCGCTACGGGGCGGGGTCGGACTTCTTCCGCCTGCTGGCGCTTCCGCACGCGCCCTCAGAGAATATCTTCGGGCGGTTCGCCCAGGTCGCTGGCGGTTTTGCGCGCCAGCCGCGCTTGTGGGCCAGGGCGATGCTGACCACGGATTGGTCGAAGCGCACCCAAATCCTCTTATATATGCGCACGCTTGAGAGTACGTTGTCGTTTCGTCTCGGCCGCAGCGTTTACACGGGGTTTGCGCGCGGTTTGGTGTCGAAGCTCGATGACCCTGCGCGCGCTCCATCTGCGTTTATGCCCGAAGCGACCGACTTGGCGCGGCGCTGGGCCAAGAAGGTCGGCGGCGTGACGATGGGGCTGCTTACGGAGACTTTGATGGGCACTCCGACCACGGCGCATATTCTTGGCGGGTGTTGCATGGGCGAAGACGCGCAGTCCGGTGTGATCGACGCGGAGCATCGCGTGCATGGCTATGAGGGGCTGTATGTCGTTGACGGATCTGCGGTTTCGGCGAATCCAGGGGTGAATCCATCGCTGACGATTACAGCGCTTGCGGAGCGGGCAATGGCGAAGATTGAAAAGAAAAGCGCGTAG
- the lexA gene encoding transcriptional repressor LexA: MTSASKNESLTKLTKRQMTVLAYIIECIDTEGYPPTIREIGNHMSIKSTNGVNDHLKAIERKGYLEREDGKSRALKPLFNPDGSSYQRGDIASDDTTTVYDEGIRRIPVVGRIAAGLPMQAIENTEEFLALGEGLLGRTGDIFGLRVTGESMIDDGIHDGDYIFVAKQKTARNGEIVAAMVEGEATVKRFYREGSRIRLQPANATMDPIYVNASDGRDADILGRVIGVYRKL, encoded by the coding sequence ATGACTAGCGCATCCAAAAATGAATCGCTCACAAAGCTGACGAAGCGCCAGATGACGGTGTTGGCCTATATTATCGAGTGCATCGACACCGAAGGGTATCCACCGACGATCCGAGAAATCGGAAACCATATGAGCATCAAATCGACCAACGGGGTCAACGACCACCTTAAGGCGATTGAGCGCAAGGGTTATCTGGAGCGCGAAGACGGCAAATCCCGCGCGCTCAAACCCCTCTTCAATCCGGACGGCTCAAGCTACCAGCGCGGCGACATCGCGAGCGACGACACGACGACCGTCTACGATGAGGGCATCCGTCGCATTCCGGTCGTTGGGCGAATCGCCGCCGGACTCCCGATGCAGGCCATCGAGAATACCGAAGAATTTCTGGCCCTGGGCGAAGGACTCTTAGGGAGAACGGGCGACATTTTCGGGCTCCGAGTCACCGGGGAGTCGATGATCGACGACGGCATCCACGACGGCGACTATATATTTGTCGCCAAGCAAAAGACCGCGCGAAACGGCGAAATCGTCGCCGCCATGGTCGAAGGCGAGGCGACGGTGAAGCGATTCTACCGCGAAGGCTCCAGAATTCGACTTCAACCCGCTAACGCCACAATGGACCCGATCTACGTCAACGCCTCCGACGGACGAGATGCTGACATCCTGGGCCGAGTCATCGGCGTGTATCGCAAATTATAA
- a CDS encoding NADH-quinone oxidoreductase subunit A → MEVADYIGLILLAALAIATAGAVAGLARFVGPKNPTREKQIPYEAGSDPIGSPRSSRFSIKFYMIALSFILFDLETVFVIPWVISWRHSDALGFGLYSLGVMSIFIAILTIGLVYEWKQGGLEWD, encoded by the coding sequence ATGGAAGTTGCAGATTATATTGGTTTAATCCTCTTGGCGGCCTTGGCCATTGCCACCGCCGGGGCAGTTGCAGGACTCGCGCGATTTGTCGGGCCCAAGAATCCCACGCGCGAAAAGCAAATCCCCTATGAGGCGGGCTCCGATCCTATCGGCAGTCCGAGAAGTAGTCGGTTCAGCATCAAATTCTATATGATTGCCCTGAGCTTTATCCTCTTCGATCTCGAGACCGTATTTGTGATCCCGTGGGTTATCTCATGGCGTCACAGTGATGCGCTAGGTTTCGGACTGTACTCGCTGGGTGTCATGTCTATTTTCATCGCCATTCTGACCATTGGCCTGGTCTACGAGTGGAAGCAAGGAGGTCTCGAATGGGACTAG
- a CDS encoding NADH-quinone oxidoreductase subunit B: protein MGLEHQLPEVVTTRLESAVNWVRKYSLFQYPFVTACCGMEYMATAAARYDIARFGAEIPRFSPRQADLLWVVGTVNHKLAPHLRRIYEQMAEPKWVMAFGVCASTGGFYDNYATVQGIDKIIPVDVYIPGCPPRPEQVIDGLMALQDKIQQEPWKKYAYEEKVRSRDGIYTPAPDKHSLFEPAE from the coding sequence ATGGGACTAGAACATCAATTGCCGGAAGTCGTCACCACTCGCCTTGAAAGTGCGGTTAACTGGGTTCGAAAATACTCACTCTTCCAATATCCCTTCGTCACGGCCTGCTGTGGCATGGAATATATGGCCACCGCGGCGGCACGCTATGATATCGCCCGCTTTGGTGCGGAGATCCCGCGCTTCTCGCCGCGCCAGGCAGACCTCCTCTGGGTCGTCGGGACCGTCAATCACAAATTGGCGCCCCATCTTCGGCGCATCTATGAGCAGATGGCCGAGCCCAAATGGGTGATGGCTTTTGGCGTTTGTGCTTCGACCGGCGGCTTTTACGACAACTACGCGACCGTCCAGGGCATCGACAAGATTATCCCGGTTGACGTTTATATTCCGGGTTGCCCGCCGCGTCCCGAGCAGGTCATTGATGGCCTGATGGCGTTGCAGGATAAGATCCAGCAAGAGCCGTGGAAGAAATACGCCTACGAAGAGAAAGTTCGCTCGCGCGACGGGATCTACACGCCCGCTCCGGACAAGCACTCGTTATTCGAGCCAGCTGAATAA
- a CDS encoding NADH-quinone oxidoreductase subunit C: MAKKLIALVERKFSDAVLDVHSRLGQDTVTVEAEFLPAIIQYLRDDESAKMDFLRLVTGVDYLTRTPRFDVVYVLYSTTHKHMLTVRVPLPADNPKVGSIHELYQCAGWFEREVWDFYGIDFEGHPDMRRVLNYEEFEGHPLRKDYDKQRAQPRIDLLDRERDSVEEFYEYSKKHPAAGSRES, encoded by the coding sequence ATGGCTAAGAAACTCATAGCACTCGTGGAGCGCAAATTCAGCGACGCCGTCCTCGACGTCCACTCCCGACTGGGACAGGACACGGTGACGGTGGAAGCCGAATTCTTGCCCGCAATCATTCAGTATTTGCGGGACGACGAAAGCGCAAAAATGGATTTCCTTCGCCTGGTTACAGGCGTGGACTACCTGACGCGCACCCCGCGATTTGATGTTGTTTATGTGCTCTACAGCACCACTCACAAACACATGTTAACGGTTCGGGTTCCCCTGCCAGCTGACAACCCAAAAGTCGGCAGCATTCATGAACTCTATCAATGCGCCGGCTGGTTTGAGCGCGAGGTTTGGGACTTCTACGGTATCGACTTTGAGGGCCATCCGGATATGCGCCGGGTCCTCAACTACGAGGAGTTCGAAGGTCATCCGCTACGCAAAGACTACGATAAGCAACGCGCACAGCCGCGCATCGACTTGCTCGATCGCGAGCGCGATTCGGTCGAAGAGTTCTACGAATATTCGAAAAAGCACCCTGCTGCGGGTTCACGAGAATCCTGA
- the nuoD gene encoding NADH dehydrogenase (quinone) subunit D translates to MAEDIYSRAPEDLEIIDQDIHTEPMILQMGPSHPATHGTVRFTLTLDGETVIKCDTEVGYLHRGFEKECEHSTYTQVFPYTDRLNYVSPLLNNFGYAMAVEKLLGIEPPERALWIRTLMGEVSRLSDHLTSVGAGALELGAMSAFLYAIEARELVWDLIEAVTGARLTVSYGRIGGVKDDLTEDFEDRWKYVRERLKEIHAMTHSLLTRNRIFLDRMQGTGAFSREQAITMGYTGPCGRSAGFDYDVRKDHPYFMYGEVDFDVPIGENGDNYDRYLIRMEEITQSIRIIDQCLAKMKPGPVNADAPHVVLPSKPKVYNSIEGMINHFKIIFEGIQVPPGEVYSFTEGANGELGFYIVADGTGKPYKLGVRSPSLVMMGNIHRLFEGGLLADIIPTFDTINMIGGECDK, encoded by the coding sequence ATGGCTGAAGACATCTATTCGCGGGCTCCAGAAGACCTGGAAATCATCGACCAGGACATCCATACCGAGCCGATGATCTTGCAGATGGGACCGAGTCACCCTGCTACACACGGCACGGTGCGCTTTACTCTCACGCTTGATGGCGAAACGGTTATCAAATGCGACACCGAGGTCGGTTATCTGCACCGCGGTTTCGAAAAAGAGTGTGAGCACTCGACCTATACCCAGGTATTCCCCTACACGGACCGCCTGAACTACGTCAGTCCTCTGCTCAACAACTTCGGCTACGCGATGGCCGTCGAGAAGCTCCTCGGCATCGAGCCGCCAGAGCGCGCGCTGTGGATCCGCACCCTGATGGGTGAGGTCAGCCGCTTGAGTGACCACCTCACCTCGGTCGGCGCTGGCGCGCTTGAACTCGGGGCGATGAGCGCGTTCCTCTACGCCATCGAGGCGCGTGAGCTGGTCTGGGATCTCATCGAAGCCGTCACCGGCGCTCGCCTCACCGTCAGCTACGGCCGTATCGGTGGCGTCAAAGATGACCTCACCGAGGACTTCGAAGACCGCTGGAAATACGTGCGTGAGCGGCTCAAAGAAATCCACGCGATGACTCATAGCCTCCTGACGCGCAATCGTATTTTCCTCGACCGTATGCAGGGAACCGGGGCGTTCAGCCGCGAACAAGCGATCACGATGGGCTATACCGGCCCATGCGGTCGCTCGGCGGGCTTCGACTACGACGTCCGAAAGGACCACCCCTACTTCATGTACGGTGAGGTCGATTTTGACGTGCCGATCGGTGAAAACGGCGATAACTACGACCGCTACCTGATCCGCATGGAAGAGATCACCCAATCGATACGCATCATCGACCAATGCCTGGCCAAGATGAAACCGGGCCCGGTCAACGCCGATGCCCCGCACGTCGTTCTTCCGTCCAAGCCGAAGGTCTATAACTCGATCGAGGGCATGATTAACCACTTCAAGATTATCTTTGAGGGTATTCAGGTCCCGCCGGGCGAAGTCTATAGCTTTACCGAAGGCGCCAACGGCGAGTTGGGATTTTATATCGTCGCCGACGGTACCGGTAAGCCCTATAAATTGGGCGTGCGCTCGCCGAGCCTTGTGATGATGGGCAATATTCATCGCCTATTTGAGGGCGGCTTGTTGGCCGATATTATTCCGACCTTCGACACCATCAACATGATCGGTGGTGAGTGCGATAAATAA
- a CDS encoding 2Fe-2S iron-sulfur cluster-binding protein, whose protein sequence is MPKVTINGTEVEVDKGTTVLRAAAMAGYEVPHFCYHPALSAPANCRMCLVQIGDAPKLQPSCYMQVTDGMVVHTENEAVIKVRKAVLEFILVNHPVDCPICDKAGECKLQDYYMAYDTQESRLRVEKVQKIKAYPIGPHIVYDGERCILCTRCVRFCEEITGTGELTTAGRGDMTEIRTFPGRSLDNNYSMCTVDVCPVGALTSRDFRFKCRVWLLTSTDSVCTGCSMGCNIHLEHFRNEIQRYRPRYNPEVNDYWMCDEGRLSYKDVHTDRLLRPMTNGAELSWHAVSGVVADKLARAENIAFVLSPQASCEDIFAAKRFAEEVLDTTNLYMGGKANGFEDDLLIKADKNPNTRGIEAVFGGLDSLASFEQLVDDMESGKVTSLYMMGTETPVDSATRRRFESLAANLDLFILQSLHRSQLYEMAHVALPACSHAEKNGTFVNIQGIAQPITKAFETHGDSLPDWQIFLRLASAMGKPLGYSMLSKIQDDMFEASQKQAADEPEATDAAKGDDSAGDDASAKNETKAAATAAVVED, encoded by the coding sequence ATGCCTAAAGTGACGATCAACGGGACTGAAGTTGAGGTCGATAAGGGAACCACCGTCTTGCGCGCAGCCGCGATGGCTGGCTACGAGGTGCCCCACTTCTGTTACCACCCTGCCCTGTCCGCGCCGGCAAACTGCCGCATGTGCTTGGTTCAGATTGGAGACGCTCCCAAGCTTCAGCCGAGCTGCTATATGCAGGTCACTGACGGCATGGTCGTGCATACCGAGAACGAAGCGGTCATCAAGGTTCGCAAAGCCGTTTTGGAGTTCATCCTCGTCAACCACCCGGTTGACTGCCCGATCTGTGACAAGGCCGGCGAGTGTAAGCTTCAAGACTATTATATGGCTTATGACACCCAGGAATCTCGCCTGCGCGTCGAGAAGGTCCAAAAGATCAAGGCCTACCCTATTGGCCCGCATATTGTTTATGACGGCGAGCGCTGCATCCTTTGCACCCGCTGCGTGCGCTTCTGCGAAGAGATCACCGGCACCGGCGAGTTGACGACCGCGGGCCGCGGCGATATGACCGAGATTCGCACCTTCCCGGGTCGCTCGCTCGACAATAACTACTCGATGTGCACCGTTGACGTCTGCCCGGTCGGCGCGCTGACCAGCCGTGACTTCCGCTTTAAGTGTCGCGTCTGGCTGCTGACCTCGACCGACAGCGTCTGCACCGGCTGCTCCATGGGCTGCAATATCCACCTCGAGCACTTCCGCAACGAGATCCAGCGCTATCGCCCGCGCTATAATCCCGAAGTCAACGACTATTGGATGTGCGACGAGGGACGCCTTTCCTACAAAGACGTCCACACCGACCGCCTCCTTCGCCCGATGACCAACGGAGCCGAGTTGTCCTGGCACGCCGTCTCGGGTGTGGTCGCCGACAAACTCGCGCGTGCTGAGAATATCGCCTTCGTGCTCTCGCCCCAGGCATCCTGTGAAGATATCTTCGCGGCCAAGCGCTTCGCCGAAGAAGTCCTCGACACCACGAACCTCTATATGGGTGGCAAGGCAAACGGCTTTGAAGACGATTTGCTGATTAAGGCCGATAAGAACCCGAATACCCGCGGGATTGAGGCGGTCTTTGGTGGCCTGGATTCGCTGGCGAGCTTTGAGCAACTTGTCGATGATATGGAGTCGGGCAAGGTAACGTCGCTCTATATGATGGGCACCGAGACCCCGGTGGACTCTGCGACACGTCGTCGCTTCGAATCCCTGGCCGCAAATCTCGACCTATTTATCCTTCAGTCGTTGCATCGCAGCCAGCTGTATGAAATGGCGCATGTCGCTTTGCCGGCCTGTAGCCACGCCGAGAAGAACGGCACCTTCGTCAACATTCAGGGCATCGCCCAACCCATTACGAAGGCATTCGAGACTCACGGCGACTCCCTGCCCGACTGGCAGATCTTCCTGCGACTTGCGTCAGCTATGGGCAAGCCCTTGGGCTACTCGATGTTGAGCAAGATCCAGGACGACATGTTCGAAGCCTCGCAGAAGCAGGCTGCCGACGAGCCCGAGGCGACGGACGCCGCCAAGGGCGACGATTCAGCCGGCGATGATGCCAGCGCCAAGAATGAGACAAAAGCCGCTGCGACGGCCGCTGTTGTCGAAGACTAA